The proteins below are encoded in one region of Ferruginibacter lapsinanis:
- a CDS encoding glycoside hydrolase family 53 protein: protein MRNISVYCLLLLSVVFTGCSKKIVTTNTPLSKIYSWTQFSMGADLSYATQMLDKGVVYKDAGVTKDIFTIFKDHGCNTVRLKLWHTPKAYTSTWGGNDQEYNDLPKVEMLIKKAKDLGMAVNLDLHYSDTWADPQRQEIPAAWKGLTLDVMKDSVYQYTMNVLNELKKKNLVPEMIQVGNETNIGVLWPVGQVVNNDYSSFAKFLNAGIKAVRDFSVTSTVKPKIILHVAQLQHAVSWTKGITEAGVTDFDIIGLSHYADWSTMNTMPEITALVSKLRTTYNKKVMLVEIGYWFDAKEANGYVIKQTPVDGYPFTIEGQYKYLKDVTQAVINGGGSGVQYWAPDYMGTGGEMTVRSLVDANGNVLPGINFMNFPYKF from the coding sequence ATGAGAAATATCAGTGTTTACTGTTTATTGTTATTATCGGTAGTTTTTACTGGCTGCAGTAAAAAAATTGTAACAACCAATACACCTCTCAGTAAAATTTATAGTTGGACCCAGTTTAGTATGGGGGCAGATCTTTCTTATGCAACTCAGATGTTGGATAAGGGTGTAGTGTATAAAGATGCTGGCGTAACAAAAGATATTTTTACCATTTTTAAAGATCACGGTTGTAATACAGTAAGATTAAAATTATGGCATACACCAAAAGCATATACCTCAACCTGGGGAGGAAATGATCAGGAATATAATGATCTGCCTAAAGTAGAAATGCTAATAAAGAAGGCAAAGGATCTGGGGATGGCAGTAAATCTTGACCTGCATTATTCTGATACTTGGGCAGATCCGCAGCGGCAGGAAATTCCGGCAGCTTGGAAAGGACTTACATTAGATGTAATGAAAGATTCAGTATATCAATATACAATGAATGTATTGAATGAATTGAAGAAAAAAAATCTGGTTCCTGAAATGATCCAGGTGGGCAATGAAACCAACATCGGCGTTCTGTGGCCGGTAGGGCAAGTGGTCAACAATGATTATTCTTCTTTTGCAAAATTTTTAAACGCAGGCATCAAAGCGGTAAGAGATTTTTCTGTTACCTCAACTGTTAAGCCAAAAATAATTTTGCATGTAGCTCAATTACAACATGCAGTATCTTGGACAAAAGGTATAACCGAAGCGGGCGTTACCGATTTCGATATTATTGGACTTTCTCATTATGCCGATTGGTCCACCATGAATACAATGCCTGAGATCACAGCATTGGTCAGTAAACTAAGAACAACGTATAACAAAAAAGTAATGCTGGTGGAAATTGGTTATTGGTTTGATGCTAAAGAAGCAAATGGATATGTGATCAAGCAAACACCGGTTGATGGGTATCCGTTCACTATTGAGGGGCAATATAAATATTTAAAAGATGTAACGCAGGCTGTAATTAACGGTGGCGGAAGTGGTGTACAATACTGGGCTCCGGATTATATGGGTACGGGTGGAGAAATGACTGTTCGTTCTTTAGTGGATGCAAACGGAAATGTTTTGCCTGGAATTAACTTTATGAATTTTCCTTACAAATTTTAA
- the galA gene encoding beta-galactosidase GalA yields MRKIFFVVGCLMIHITFYAQSIVREKISMDRNWKFHLGNASDPVKDFNYGIDRSLVKAGESYGAINPDFNDSSWRVLDVPHDWAVEQPFVYKKSDPVLAHGYKPVGGLFPEMSIGWYRKSFFVAAKDSGNRFVIHFDGVYRNYNVYLNGHFLGNNQSGYTESSFDITDYINYHKKNQLVVRVDATQYEGWFYEGAGIYRHVWLEKFNNVHIAEYGTYVTTTNTDTTSLVSIETTIANDGFVKAKTNITYYVTDRDGKKITGTLVEGVSAAAGDVKKIKQQIKFPNPILWSLENPYLYKLITLVKQDDKIIDSTTTVFGIRTIVIDANKGVLLNGKHVKIKGTNNHQDHAGVGIAVPDALQYWRIKTLKEMGSNAYRTSHHPPTPELLQACDELGMLVLDENRLMGTSKQYADEFEKLIKRDRNHPSIFLWSIGNEEGWIQKTDVGKRLAQTMVQKQKQLDPSRTSTYAADMGNERPGINEVIPVRGFNYRIPFIDDYHRGNPGQPIVGTETGSTVCTRGIYVVDSVKGYVPDHDITYPWWASSAEQWWKPNADKDWFMGGFVWTGFDYRGEPTPYEWPNINSHFGIMDVCGFPKNNYYYYQSWWSDKDVIQVSPHWNWSQKGEVKDVWVNSNAETVELFLNKKSLGKKVMPVNGHLQWSVAYAPGKLEAVGFRKGTKITDYVETTGVPVKIILSPDRTMINADGEDVCIMNISVVDSKGREVPDAMNLLQFKVEGPAKIIGVGNGDPSCHEPDKCEDGKWQRSLFNGKCQVIIQSINAEGICRLIVTGNGLLGEEKQIQVKKNWSRKYVAETN; encoded by the coding sequence ATGCGAAAGATATTTTTTGTTGTTGGATGCCTGATGATCCATATTACATTTTACGCTCAATCTATTGTACGTGAAAAAATTTCTATGGATAGAAATTGGAAATTTCATTTAGGAAACGCATCCGATCCGGTAAAGGATTTTAATTATGGAATTGATAGAAGTTTGGTAAAAGCCGGAGAATCTTACGGCGCCATCAATCCAGATTTTAATGACAGTAGTTGGCGTGTATTGGATGTGCCACATGATTGGGCAGTTGAACAACCCTTTGTTTATAAAAAAAGTGATCCAGTATTGGCGCATGGTTATAAACCAGTTGGAGGTTTGTTTCCTGAAATGAGTATTGGCTGGTATCGTAAAAGTTTTTTTGTTGCAGCTAAAGATTCGGGCAATCGTTTTGTCATTCATTTTGATGGTGTGTATAGGAATTACAATGTTTATTTGAACGGACATTTTTTAGGAAACAACCAAAGTGGTTACACAGAAAGTAGTTTTGATATAACCGATTATATCAATTATCACAAAAAAAATCAATTGGTTGTAAGAGTAGATGCAACGCAATACGAAGGCTGGTTCTACGAGGGGGCAGGTATCTATCGGCATGTATGGTTAGAGAAATTCAACAATGTACATATTGCAGAATATGGTACGTATGTTACAACAACTAATACTGATACTACGAGCCTTGTTTCAATTGAAACAACTATTGCCAATGATGGTTTTGTAAAAGCAAAGACTAACATTACTTATTATGTAACAGACAGAGATGGGAAAAAGATCACCGGCACATTGGTTGAAGGGGTTTCTGCGGCTGCAGGGGATGTAAAAAAGATTAAACAACAAATAAAGTTCCCCAACCCGATACTGTGGTCTTTAGAGAATCCTTATTTATACAAATTGATAACGCTGGTAAAACAGGATGATAAGATCATTGATAGTACCACAACAGTCTTTGGTATTCGTACAATTGTAATTGATGCAAACAAAGGTGTATTGTTAAATGGAAAGCATGTTAAGATCAAAGGAACCAATAATCACCAGGATCATGCAGGAGTAGGTATTGCAGTGCCTGATGCATTACAATACTGGCGTATAAAGACCCTGAAAGAAATGGGCTCTAATGCATATCGTACTTCACATCATCCGCCAACACCGGAATTGCTGCAGGCTTGTGATGAATTAGGGATGTTGGTGTTAGATGAAAACAGGCTAATGGGAACCAGTAAGCAATATGCTGATGAATTTGAAAAATTAATTAAAAGAGATAGAAATCATCCATCCATTTTTTTATGGAGTATAGGCAATGAAGAAGGTTGGATACAAAAAACAGATGTTGGTAAAAGACTGGCGCAAACCATGGTGCAAAAACAAAAACAATTAGATCCATCACGGACTAGTACATACGCAGCTGATATGGGCAATGAAAGACCCGGTATCAATGAAGTGATTCCTGTTCGTGGATTTAATTATCGCATTCCGTTCATCGATGATTATCACAGGGGTAATCCTGGTCAGCCAATCGTTGGAACGGAAACGGGTAGCACTGTTTGTACCAGGGGGATTTATGTGGTTGATTCTGTAAAAGGGTATGTGCCGGATCATGATATTACTTATCCATGGTGGGCATCATCTGCAGAGCAATGGTGGAAACCTAATGCCGATAAGGATTGGTTCATGGGTGGCTTCGTTTGGACGGGGTTTGATTACAGAGGCGAACCAACACCATATGAGTGGCCGAATATCAATTCTCATTTTGGCATCATGGATGTATGCGGTTTTCCTAAAAATAATTATTACTATTATCAAAGCTGGTGGAGTGATAAAGATGTGATACAAGTAAGTCCTCATTGGAATTGGAGCCAAAAGGGAGAAGTAAAAGATGTGTGGGTAAATAGTAATGCTGAAACGGTAGAATTATTTTTAAATAAGAAAAGTTTAGGTAAAAAAGTAATGCCGGTAAATGGACATCTGCAATGGAGTGTAGCATATGCTCCCGGAAAACTAGAAGCAGTTGGGTTTAGAAAAGGTACAAAAATTACGGACTATGTGGAAACAACAGGAGTGCCCGTAAAAATTATTTTATCTCCTGACAGAACAATGATCAATGCAGATGGCGAAGATGTTTGTATAATGAATATTTCTGTAGTTGATAGCAAGGGAAGAGAAGTGCCGGATGCAATGAATCTCTTACAGTTTAAAGTGGAAGGGCCGGCAAAAATTATTGGTGTGGGTAATGGAGACCCGAGCTGCCATGAACCTGATAAATGTGAAGATGGGAAATGGCAAAGAAGTTTATTTAATGGTAAATGCCAGGTAATTATTCAGTCGATTAATGCAGAAGGTATATGTCGGTTGATAGTTACCGGAAATGGTTTGTTGGGGGAGGAAAAACAGATCCAGGTGAAAAAAAATTGGAGCAGGAAATATGTAGCGGAAACTAATTAA
- a CDS encoding C40 family peptidase: MDRIFLITVILLVFNCCTYFQPDNVAIAIPDTIQQTISVGDSVIVVKSEQLVRDSFIQPFINVKNINADSVIHFAKTLLGVPYKYASTDPTVGFDCSGFITYVFNHFNIAVPRSSVDFTNVGTAILLKDAVPGDLILFTGTDSLIRIVGHMGIITENSDTLKFIHSSSGKANGVVITPLNKYYKTRFVKTIRL; encoded by the coding sequence ATGGATAGAATTTTTCTGATAACGGTAATATTGTTGGTATTTAATTGTTGTACTTATTTTCAACCTGATAATGTAGCAATAGCTATCCCTGATACTATTCAACAAACTATTTCTGTCGGCGATAGCGTAATTGTTGTTAAGTCGGAGCAATTAGTGAGAGACAGTTTTATTCAGCCATTTATCAATGTAAAAAATATCAATGCTGACAGTGTCATTCATTTTGCAAAAACCTTATTAGGCGTACCATATAAATATGCTTCAACGGATCCTACGGTAGGCTTTGATTGCTCCGGTTTTATTACTTATGTGTTCAATCATTTTAATATAGCCGTACCAAGGAGTTCGGTGGATTTTACAAATGTAGGAACAGCGATTCTCCTTAAGGATGCTGTGCCGGGAGATTTGATCTTATTTACCGGAACGGACAGCTTGATCCGTATCGTAGGTCATATGGGGATCATAACAGAAAATAGTGACACGTTGAAATTTATTCACTCTTCATCCGGCAAGGCCAATGGTGTGGTAATTACTCCGCTAAATAAATATTACAAAACAAGATTTGTAAAAACAATTCGGTTATAA
- a CDS encoding enoyl-CoA hydratase/isomerase family protein, with protein sequence MYATLLTEISQGTCIITINRPDKLNALNAQVFTDIENAVDEIQNNPEIKSAIITGAGTKAFVAGADIAEFAGYTKEEAMSLSKRGQDIFFKIENSKKPIVAAVNGFALGGGCELAMACHFRLASENAKFGQPEVNLGLIPGYGGTQRLTQLIGKGKSMELHMTAHLMDANEALQLGLVNHVTTADTLLERTKDILQIIHTKAPVAISKVIDCINTAVVNNTDQSGYDKEVQSFGDCFATEDMKEGTTAFLEKRKANFSGK encoded by the coding sequence ATGTACGCTACTTTATTAACTGAAATTTCTCAAGGAACCTGCATTATCACTATCAATCGTCCTGATAAACTAAACGCATTGAATGCACAGGTATTTACTGATATAGAGAACGCCGTTGATGAGATACAAAACAATCCCGAAATAAAATCTGCTATCATTACCGGTGCAGGAACAAAAGCATTTGTTGCAGGTGCGGATATTGCTGAGTTTGCCGGATATACAAAAGAGGAGGCAATGTCGCTATCGAAAAGAGGACAAGATATTTTTTTCAAAATTGAAAATAGTAAGAAGCCAATTGTTGCCGCTGTAAATGGTTTTGCATTAGGCGGCGGTTGTGAATTAGCCATGGCCTGTCATTTTCGTTTAGCCAGTGAAAATGCTAAATTCGGCCAACCAGAAGTAAACTTAGGTTTGATACCTGGTTATGGTGGTACTCAACGGTTAACTCAATTGATCGGCAAAGGCAAGAGCATGGAGTTGCATATGACAGCACATTTAATGGATGCCAATGAAGCATTGCAATTGGGGTTGGTAAATCATGTAACTACTGCGGACACCTTATTGGAAAGAACAAAAGATATTCTTCAAATTATTCATACCAAAGCGCCTGTTGCTATCAGTAAAGTGATTGATTGCATCAACACAGCCGTTGTAAATAACACTGACCAAAGTGGCTATGACAAAGAAGTGCAATCCTTTGGAGATTGCTTCGCCACTGAAGATATGAAAGAAGGTACAACAGCTTTTTTAGAAAAAAGAAAAGCAAATTTTTCCGGAAAATAG
- a CDS encoding cobalamin B12-binding domain-containing protein: MNRPIRVLVAKVGLDGHDRGAKVIATALRDAGMEVIYTGLRQTPEMVVNAALQEDVDAIGISILSGAHNTVFPKIIRLMKEKEMNDVLLTGGGIIPEDDMRSLNEMGVGKLFPPGTTTTDIAAYISDWVKANRNF; this comes from the coding sequence ATGAATCGTCCTATCAGAGTATTGGTTGCCAAAGTAGGCTTAGACGGTCACGACCGTGGAGCCAAAGTAATTGCCACCGCTTTACGTGATGCCGGTATGGAAGTAATTTATACTGGCTTACGCCAAACCCCTGAAATGGTGGTGAATGCTGCATTACAAGAGGATGTAGATGCGATCGGTATCAGTATTTTGAGTGGTGCCCACAATACTGTTTTTCCAAAGATCATTCGGTTGATGAAAGAAAAAGAAATGAATGATGTATTGCTTACCGGCGGTGGCATTATTCCTGAAGATGATATGAGATCGTTGAATGAAATGGGTGTAGGCAAATTATTTCCTCCGGGTACTACCACTACAGACATTGCTGCTTATATCAGTGACTGGGTAAAAGCGAATAGAAATTTTTAA
- the gltX gene encoding glutamate--tRNA ligase → MSKVRVRFAPSPTGGLHLGGVRTVLFNYLFAKKHGGDFIVRIEDTDQTRFVPGAEEYIFNCLKWCGLVPDESPVHGGPYAPYRQSERKSLYKEYALQLVKDGHAYYAFDTPEELESMREKLKATGSSSLQYDHHIRMNMNNSLRLLPEETQELLDKNTPYVIRIKVNPNEFIPFTDMIRGEMEFDTNNVDDKVLLKADGMPTYHLAVVVDDYLMKITHAFRGEEWLPSAPVHILLWKYLFGLDDMPHWAHLPLILKPDGNGKLSKRDGDRLGFPVYAMDWKDVTTNEITKGFKEIGFLPEAFINLLAVLGWNDGTEQEIFSMEELIEKFSIERVHKGGAKFDFEKAKWFNHEWIKKLEVGSLLPEVKRILTEKGIIITDDNYLKEVIALIKDRCTLIPDFYTQASFFFEAPKSFDVDAVKPKWNEDKKKFFIEWQSRLSDIADWNTLAIEESFKQLAAEKNIKPGELQLPFRIMLVGGKFGPAVFQIAFLIGKAATISRIATASEIFG, encoded by the coding sequence ATGAGTAAAGTTAGAGTAAGATTTGCCCCCAGCCCTACAGGAGGCTTACATTTAGGCGGCGTACGTACTGTATTATTTAATTATTTGTTTGCCAAAAAACATGGCGGCGATTTTATTGTAAGAATAGAAGATACCGATCAAACCCGTTTTGTACCAGGTGCAGAAGAATATATTTTCAATTGTTTAAAATGGTGTGGCTTGGTGCCTGATGAAAGTCCTGTACACGGCGGACCTTATGCTCCCTACAGACAAAGCGAGAGAAAGAGTCTATACAAAGAGTATGCATTACAGTTAGTTAAAGACGGGCATGCGTATTATGCTTTTGATACACCAGAAGAACTGGAATCAATGAGAGAAAAATTAAAAGCTACAGGAAGCAGCAGCCTTCAATATGATCATCATATCCGCATGAACATGAATAATTCCTTGCGTTTGTTACCCGAAGAAACGCAGGAATTACTGGACAAAAACACGCCTTATGTAATAAGAATAAAAGTAAATCCAAATGAATTCATTCCATTCACAGACATGATCCGTGGCGAAATGGAATTTGACACTAATAACGTAGATGATAAAGTATTATTGAAAGCTGATGGCATGCCCACTTATCATTTAGCTGTAGTTGTTGATGATTATCTGATGAAGATCACTCATGCCTTTCGTGGCGAAGAATGGCTACCTAGTGCTCCCGTGCATATTTTATTATGGAAATATTTATTTGGGTTAGATGACATGCCTCATTGGGCTCATCTCCCTTTAATTTTAAAACCAGATGGAAATGGAAAATTAAGTAAGAGAGATGGAGACCGCTTAGGCTTTCCTGTATATGCGATGGATTGGAAAGACGTTACTACCAATGAGATCACAAAAGGCTTTAAAGAAATTGGATTTTTACCGGAAGCATTTATAAATCTGCTTGCCGTATTGGGATGGAATGATGGAACCGAACAGGAAATATTTTCGATGGAAGAATTAATAGAAAAATTCAGCATTGAAAGAGTTCACAAAGGCGGCGCAAAATTCGATTTCGAAAAAGCAAAATGGTTCAATCATGAATGGATAAAGAAGTTGGAGGTTGGAAGTTTGCTGCCGGAAGTCAAGCGTATCCTGACAGAGAAGGGAATTATAATTACTGATGATAATTATTTGAAAGAAGTAATTGCATTGATAAAAGACAGGTGTACTTTAATACCTGATTTTTATACGCAGGCATCATTCTTTTTTGAAGCGCCAAAATCATTTGATGTAGATGCAGTAAAACCAAAATGGAATGAAGACAAGAAGAAATTCTTTATAGAATGGCAAAGCAGATTGAGTGATATAGCTGATTGGAATACACTTGCCATTGAAGAGTCTTTTAAACAACTGGCTGCAGAAAAAAATATTAAACCAGGCGAACTGCAATTACCGTTCAGGATAATGCTGGTTGGCGGCAAATTTGGTCCGGCGGTTTTTCAAATTGCATTCTTGATCGGGAAAGCTGCAACTATCAGTCGAATTGCAACTGCATCCGAAATTTTTGGTTAA
- a CDS encoding polysaccharide deacetylase family protein: MVYLAKTPRWLKKIYSSCIWDFYSNQDKVIYLTFDDGPHPVATNFVLNELNKYNAKATFFCIGKNVMAHEDIYKKLISDGHSVGNHTQNHLDGWKTDSVKYLQNVDEAKKHIQSTLFRPPYGRIRRTQLRQLTSAPNDFTIIMWSVLSGDFDQSISKETCLANVIDNAKSGSIIVFHDSEKAFGHLQYVLPKVLEYFSKKGYAFKNIAIV, translated from the coding sequence ATGGTTTATCTTGCTAAGACACCCCGATGGCTCAAAAAAATTTATTCATCCTGTATCTGGGATTTTTATTCCAATCAGGATAAAGTTATTTATTTAACATTTGATGATGGACCACACCCTGTTGCAACAAACTTTGTTTTAAACGAACTAAACAAGTATAATGCCAAAGCAACTTTTTTTTGTATCGGAAAAAATGTTATGGCACATGAAGATATTTATAAAAAGCTTATCAGCGATGGGCATAGCGTAGGAAATCATACCCAGAACCACTTAGATGGATGGAAAACAGACTCTGTTAAATATTTACAAAATGTTGATGAAGCTAAAAAACATATCCAATCAACTTTATTTCGTCCGCCTTATGGGAGAATAAGAAGAACGCAGTTGCGGCAATTAACTTCTGCCCCAAATGATTTTACAATAATTATGTGGAGTGTGCTTAGTGGAGATTTTGATCAATCAATTTCAAAAGAAACATGTTTGGCAAATGTTATAGATAATGCGAAAAGCGGATCGATCATTGTTTTTCATGATAGTGAGAAAGCTTTTGGTCATTTACAGTATGTTTTACCCAAAGTATTAGAATATTTTTCTAAAAAGGGCTATGCCTTTAAAAATATCGCAATTGTATGA
- a CDS encoding TatD family hydrolase: protein MNTFIDTHCHLYSEEFNTDIDIVIKTAETEQIKQFFLPGIDSTAIEKMIGLEKKFPGKCMAMMGLHPCYVKENYKEELTIVEDWLSKRKFAAVGEIGLDFYWDKTFVSEQYVAFRKQIELSLEYQLPIVIHTRNAMAETIQVVNEYKSEKVRGIFHCFSGTYEDAVKIIELGFYLGIGGVITYKNAGLAEILEKIDLEHLVLETDAPYLTPVPFRGKRNESSYIKYIAEKLALVKNVSVDEVAATTTANAKKIFGV, encoded by the coding sequence ATGAATACTTTTATTGATACACATTGTCATCTTTATTCTGAAGAATTTAATACGGATATAGATATCGTTATAAAAACTGCGGAGACTGAGCAAATAAAACAGTTTTTCCTGCCAGGAATAGATAGTACAGCTATTGAAAAAATGATCGGGTTGGAAAAAAAATTTCCCGGAAAATGCATGGCAATGATGGGCTTACATCCTTGTTATGTAAAAGAAAATTATAAAGAAGAATTGACTATTGTAGAAGATTGGTTATCTAAAAGAAAATTTGCAGCAGTAGGAGAGATTGGTTTAGATTTTTATTGGGATAAAACCTTTGTCAGTGAGCAATACGTGGCGTTCAGAAAACAAATTGAATTGTCTCTTGAATATCAGTTGCCTATAGTTATTCATACAAGAAATGCTATGGCAGAAACAATACAGGTAGTGAATGAATATAAATCAGAAAAGGTAAGAGGTATTTTTCATTGTTTCAGCGGTACGTATGAAGATGCTGTAAAAATTATTGAATTGGGTTTTTATCTGGGTATTGGTGGTGTAATTACCTACAAGAATGCAGGATTAGCAGAAATACTTGAAAAGATCGACCTTGAGCATCTGGTATTGGAAACAGATGCTCCATATTTAACGCCTGTACCATTCAGGGGAAAAAGAAATGAAAGCAGTTATATAAAATACATAGCAGAAAAACTAGCATTGGTTAAAAATGTTTCGGTAGATGAAGTGGCTGCCACTACTACAGCAAATGCTAAAAAAATATTCGGTGTATAA
- the pth gene encoding aminoacyl-tRNA hydrolase — MSKFLIIGLGNIGDEYANTRHNIGFDVVNAFVQKHGGSFKIDRLAYVAEVKVKGKQFVCICPTTYMNLSGRAFKYWQDKEKVSLENTLTIVDDLALPLDKIRLRSSGSDAGHNGLKDIQNILGTDQYPKLRFGIGNNFPKGRQADFVLSKWDKNEEALVKLKIAKCVEIIEQFAFVGIAQTMTAVNNLSIKAE, encoded by the coding sequence ATGTCTAAATTTTTGATCATAGGACTTGGTAATATTGGAGATGAATATGCCAATACACGTCATAACATTGGATTTGATGTAGTAAATGCTTTTGTGCAAAAACACGGGGGAAGTTTTAAGATAGATAGACTGGCTTATGTTGCAGAGGTAAAAGTAAAAGGGAAGCAGTTTGTTTGTATTTGCCCTACAACGTATATGAACTTAAGTGGGAGAGCATTCAAATACTGGCAGGATAAAGAAAAAGTTTCTTTGGAAAATACACTTACCATTGTAGATGATCTGGCTTTGCCATTAGATAAAATACGTTTACGCAGCAGCGGTAGTGATGCCGGACACAATGGATTAAAGGATATTCAAAATATTTTGGGAACCGATCAATATCCCAAATTAAGGTTTGGGATCGGAAATAATTTCCCGAAAGGCCGGCAAGCTGATTTTGTGCTCAGTAAATGGGATAAAAACGAAGAGGCGTTGGTAAAACTAAAGATCGCCAAATGTGTGGAGATAATAGAGCAATTCGCATTTGTTGGGATTGCCCAAACGATGACGGCTGTGAATAATTTATCGATAAAGGCCGAATAG
- a CDS encoding fumarylacetoacetate hydrolase family protein translates to MKIICVGRNYAAHAKELGNDVPDEPVIFMKPKNALLQGHTPFYYPEFTNELHYECELVLRVCKNGKYIQERQASNYYNGITVGIDFTARDLQNDLMSKGLPWEKSKAFDNSAAVGKFLDITPGLNKKNINFSLLKNKELVQQGNSGDMIFSFDAIIANISNYFSLNIGDLIFTGTPAGVGECVVGDDLEAFIDKEMLLKIEVK, encoded by the coding sequence ATGAAAATAATTTGTGTAGGCCGTAATTATGCAGCACATGCTAAAGAGTTGGGGAACGATGTGCCCGATGAACCGGTTATATTTATGAAGCCCAAAAATGCCTTGTTACAAGGGCATACTCCGTTTTATTATCCGGAGTTTACTAACGAGTTGCATTATGAATGTGAGTTGGTGTTACGTGTGTGCAAAAATGGCAAGTACATACAGGAAAGACAGGCATCAAATTATTATAATGGTATTACTGTTGGTATCGATTTTACAGCAAGGGATCTACAAAACGATTTAATGAGCAAGGGATTGCCCTGGGAAAAAAGTAAGGCTTTTGATAATTCAGCAGCAGTGGGTAAATTCCTTGATATTACTCCGGGATTGAATAAAAAGAATATTAATTTTTCTTTACTCAAAAACAAGGAATTGGTACAGCAAGGCAATTCCGGTGATATGATATTCAGTTTTGATGCAATCATTGCTAATATTTCTAATTATTTTTCATTGAATATAGGTGATCTGATCTTTACCGGCACCCCCGCCGGAGTAGGTGAATGTGTGGTTGGCGACGACCTGGAAGCATTTATCGATAAAGAAATGCTTCTGAAAATAGAAGTTAAATAA